In the Elioraea tepida genome, one interval contains:
- a CDS encoding DUF1194 domain-containing protein — MNASRRTLLAALPALAAARAARASEEPVDMLLVLAVDVSRSIDEDEAKLQREGYRAAMTDPRVVSAIRSGTLGAIAVCYLEWASADYQRIVIPWTRIDGQEAANAWAERLAAAPRVSMSWTSISGAIEASMRAIAAAPFEGTRKVIDISGDGVNNSGAPVTLLRDLAVDAGITINGLPILNDRSPFGQPQNMTLDQYFEEFVIGGPGAFVIPAEDFHSFQGAVLRKLIREISGRTEIGRFA; from the coding sequence CCGGGCGAGCGAGGAGCCGGTCGATATGCTGCTCGTGCTCGCGGTCGATGTCAGCCGCTCGATCGACGAGGACGAAGCCAAGCTCCAGCGCGAGGGCTACCGCGCCGCGATGACCGATCCTCGGGTGGTCTCCGCCATCCGGTCGGGCACGCTGGGTGCCATCGCCGTCTGCTATCTCGAATGGGCGTCGGCCGACTATCAGCGCATCGTCATCCCCTGGACGCGGATCGACGGCCAGGAGGCCGCGAATGCCTGGGCGGAACGGCTTGCCGCCGCGCCGCGCGTCTCAATGAGCTGGACCTCGATTTCGGGCGCGATCGAGGCGTCGATGCGGGCGATCGCCGCGGCGCCCTTCGAGGGCACGCGCAAGGTGATCGACATCTCGGGAGACGGGGTGAACAACTCCGGCGCGCCGGTGACGCTGTTGCGCGACCTCGCGGTCGATGCCGGAATCACCATCAACGGCCTGCCGATCCTGAATGACCGTTCCCCGTTCGGGCAGCCGCAGAACATGACGCTCGACCAGTATTTCGAGGAATTCGTGATCGGCGGCCCTGGCGCCTTCGTCATCCCGGCGGAGGACTTCCACTCCTTCCAGGGAGCGGTGCTGCGCAAGCTGATCCGCGAGATTTCCGGCCGCACGGAGATTGGCCGCTTCGCCTGA